A genomic segment from Brevundimonas sp. SORGH_AS_0993 encodes:
- a CDS encoding prolyl oligopeptidase family serine peptidase, with product MNDIITTPEIAGLVLSSDGKTAVYVARQADMASDRKISTLHQVDLDSRIDRILLRADWIEDVKSIPASDAWSVLADRGHGVQLYRIDPGGQITPLVQAPVTLPFGQVDGAFASNASDAPRRVGILGYAWSPSGQSLWYARVRAAPDDRKPLIDDAAWLAGWRRRWVVPAFIEYRLVTEGRDILIAERPALDRIALYYAGNVTWNGEAPSYVTEEQDGTGGPHYAAYAWNGETGRTSRLAEAPTHPFGQPALGPSGGRLKTSGFGPERRLEEVAVDGTVKTFGPVDFVLDDPPASGHWASLNGGRAIVGVRDISHPRYGLLVLEADTGGRQIQISGSLTHCDFNETATAGVCVHEGMTTPPELVSIDPVTASATSIMPLASKQSEIEPLTVEPRVWTNRLGYFSTGFVVYPRTYEPGRRYPAVIVTHGSDADERFVDQGFQWDYPIQALAERGYVVLAMNDPTAGQSADLRAAYDGWAGRRETDPKVVQDLVWRNGVFSFEDAIEEMAQAGVVDSSRVGIAGYSRGSQMVNVAMTQSKLFKAASSGDGGYLEPGSYYTIPSNPVAYNRVYGGSPFDTRALENYLRLSPTFRAAESTGAVLQQVAEPRAGAIQLHAALREAGVPAQITLYPGESLAADETHLFHIPSNRLAAMQENIDWFDFWLLGKEDTSPEKRPQYERWRRMKGAFEADRLQRQARP from the coding sequence TTGAACGACATCATCACGACCCCTGAGATCGCCGGTCTCGTACTTTCATCAGACGGCAAGACGGCTGTTTATGTCGCACGCCAAGCCGACATGGCCTCCGACCGAAAAATCTCGACGTTGCATCAGGTCGATCTCGACTCTCGGATTGATCGCATACTGTTGCGGGCCGATTGGATCGAGGATGTAAAATCCATTCCGGCGTCCGACGCCTGGAGCGTGCTGGCCGATCGGGGCCACGGTGTCCAACTCTATCGCATCGATCCGGGTGGACAGATCACGCCGTTGGTTCAAGCACCGGTCACGCTCCCGTTCGGTCAAGTCGACGGCGCGTTCGCCTCCAATGCCTCCGACGCCCCGCGTCGGGTCGGCATCCTCGGTTATGCATGGTCGCCGAGCGGGCAAAGCCTGTGGTATGCGCGCGTCCGCGCCGCGCCTGACGACCGAAAGCCTTTGATCGATGATGCCGCTTGGCTTGCGGGTTGGCGGCGGCGTTGGGTCGTGCCGGCCTTCATCGAGTATCGACTGGTGACGGAGGGCCGAGATATTCTGATAGCCGAGCGTCCGGCTCTCGATCGTATCGCCCTCTACTATGCCGGCAACGTCACATGGAATGGCGAAGCGCCCTCCTATGTCACGGAGGAGCAAGATGGAACGGGCGGGCCGCACTACGCCGCCTACGCCTGGAATGGTGAAACAGGGAGAACAAGCCGCCTAGCGGAAGCGCCGACCCATCCCTTTGGCCAACCTGCGCTCGGCCCCAGTGGAGGACGGCTTAAAACTTCGGGCTTCGGCCCCGAACGCCGACTTGAGGAAGTCGCGGTTGACGGAACGGTTAAGACCTTTGGACCCGTCGATTTCGTTCTCGACGATCCCCCTGCGTCGGGCCATTGGGCGTCTTTGAACGGTGGTCGAGCCATAGTCGGCGTGCGAGACATCAGCCATCCCCGCTACGGATTGCTTGTGCTGGAAGCCGATACTGGCGGACGACAGATTCAGATATCCGGCAGCCTGACCCATTGCGATTTTAACGAGACGGCGACGGCAGGCGTGTGCGTCCACGAAGGCATGACGACGCCGCCGGAATTGGTGAGCATAGATCCGGTCACGGCGTCAGCGACGTCGATAATGCCGCTGGCGTCGAAGCAGTCGGAAATCGAGCCCTTAACCGTCGAACCCCGTGTCTGGACCAATCGACTGGGCTATTTCAGCACGGGATTTGTCGTTTACCCGCGAACCTATGAGCCGGGTCGACGATACCCTGCCGTCATTGTCACGCACGGCAGCGATGCGGATGAGAGGTTCGTGGATCAAGGCTTCCAATGGGATTATCCGATCCAGGCGTTGGCCGAGCGCGGGTATGTGGTTCTGGCCATGAATGACCCGACCGCCGGTCAAAGCGCCGACTTAAGAGCCGCCTATGACGGTTGGGCCGGTCGAAGAGAGACGGACCCCAAGGTCGTCCAGGATTTGGTGTGGCGCAATGGAGTGTTCAGTTTCGAGGACGCTATAGAAGAAATGGCTCAGGCGGGCGTCGTCGATTCTAGTCGCGTGGGAATTGCCGGTTACAGTCGCGGTTCGCAGATGGTGAATGTCGCGATGACGCAGTCCAAGTTGTTTAAGGCTGCATCTAGTGGAGACGGCGGGTATCTGGAACCGGGAAGCTATTACACCATACCATCAAATCCTGTTGCCTATAACCGAGTTTACGGTGGATCGCCTTTCGATACACGGGCACTCGAGAATTATCTTCGCCTTTCGCCAACATTCCGTGCCGCAGAATCTACTGGGGCCGTCTTGCAGCAGGTTGCCGAACCACGTGCTGGAGCCATCCAACTCCACGCAGCACTCCGAGAAGCTGGTGTCCCCGCACAGATCACCTTGTATCCGGGAGAAAGCTTGGCTGCCGACGAAACCCACCTCTTCCACATTCCGTCAAACCGGCTGGCGGCGATGCAGGAGAACATCGACTGGTTCGACTTCTGGCTGCTCGGCAAGGAAGACACGTCGCCGGAGAAACGGCCTCAATATGAGCGGTGGCGACGCATGAAGGGCGCGTTTGAAGCTGATAGGCTTCAGCGACAAGCGCGCCCTTGA
- a CDS encoding RNA polymerase sigma factor, translating to MLPQEGSSNPPSPLTDLHSRFRAPLHAFFLRRLNDPAAAEDLTQDAFVKLLAAAERDKVDDPGALLFTIAGGLLNDRYRMSRRRRDALLANVDTGPVSPVTLEFVETGDPERLVLARERIAAVTRALDELGERTRTIYVLFRLENMKQRDIAALFGVSKSTVEKEIVKAGLHLNKRLRALTR from the coding sequence GTGCTGCCGCAAGAAGGTTCGTCGAACCCGCCGTCACCCCTGACGGACCTGCATTCGCGGTTCCGAGCGCCTCTCCATGCCTTCTTCCTGCGCCGTCTGAACGATCCGGCCGCCGCCGAAGATTTGACCCAGGACGCCTTCGTCAAGCTGTTGGCCGCCGCCGAGCGCGACAAGGTCGATGATCCCGGCGCGCTGCTGTTCACGATCGCCGGGGGCCTTCTCAACGATCGCTATCGCATGTCGCGGAGACGGCGCGACGCCTTGCTGGCCAATGTCGATACAGGCCCGGTCAGCCCCGTCACGCTGGAGTTCGTCGAGACCGGCGATCCCGAGCGGCTGGTGCTGGCCCGCGAACGCATCGCGGCGGTGACGCGCGCGCTGGACGAACTGGGCGAGCGCACCCGAACCATCTATGTCCTGTTCCGGCTGGAAAACATGAAGCAGCGCGACATCGCCGCCCTGTTCGGGGTCAGCAAGAGCACCGTCGAGAAAGAGATCGTGAAGGCCGGCCTGCACCTCAACAAACGTTTGCGGGCGCTGACGCGATGA
- a CDS encoding DUF2958 domain-containing protein gives MTPELRAALRANADAHRDAQCEGRAEPDPKPVVKFFNPAGGATWLATELDADGDTLFGLADLGFGQPELGSFSLSELAGVRLPFGLGIERDLLFETPFSLSVWAAWSRRAGSILWAERLLHRATREGGPTPDDGGPEDRDPEIPTADPGGG, from the coding sequence CTGACCCCCGAACTGCGCGCCGCCCTGCGCGCCAACGCCGACGCCCACCGCGACGCTCAGTGCGAAGGGCGGGCCGAACCCGACCCCAAGCCGGTCGTGAAATTCTTCAACCCGGCGGGCGGGGCCACATGGCTCGCCACCGAACTGGACGCGGACGGCGACACCCTCTTCGGGCTGGCGGACCTCGGGTTCGGCCAACCCGAACTCGGATCGTTCAGCCTGTCCGAACTGGCGGGCGTCCGCCTGCCGTTCGGCCTCGGCATCGAACGCGACCTGTTGTTCGAGACCCCCTTTTCCCTCTCGGTCTGGGCCGCATGGTCGCGGCGCGCCGGGTCGATCCTGTGGGCCGAGCGCCTGTTGCACCGGGCGACCCGCGAGGGCGGCCCCACCCCTGATGATGGAGGCCCCGAAGATCGAGACCCCGAGATTCCGACCGCCGATCCCGGCGGCGGATGA
- a CDS encoding sigma-70 family RNA polymerase sigma factor — translation MEQETGAENRDAPRRDAAAAHRERARWISQNILPHEAELRRALQRRAPVGFEADDIVQEIYARLAALACIDHIHNPRSYMFRMASGVMTDYIRRQTVVPMHGVDDLDAAGAASVDPSPETVVLHRDEVKRLARVFAQLPPRVAEVFRLRRLEGLSQREVSHRLGLSESTIEKRMARGVYLIAQSWEDGGNTPARSTKTRNLNPRRDDPARDR, via the coding sequence GTGGAACAGGAGACGGGCGCGGAGAATCGTGACGCGCCGCGACGGGACGCCGCCGCGGCCCACCGGGAACGTGCGCGCTGGATCTCACAGAACATCCTGCCGCACGAAGCCGAACTGCGTCGCGCCCTGCAACGACGCGCGCCCGTCGGCTTCGAGGCCGACGACATCGTTCAGGAGATTTACGCCCGACTGGCGGCGCTCGCTTGCATCGACCACATCCACAACCCGCGCAGCTATATGTTCCGCATGGCGTCCGGCGTGATGACCGACTACATCCGCCGCCAGACGGTCGTGCCGATGCATGGGGTGGACGACCTGGACGCGGCCGGGGCCGCGTCGGTCGATCCTTCGCCGGAGACGGTGGTGCTGCACCGAGACGAAGTGAAGCGTCTGGCGCGTGTCTTCGCCCAACTGCCGCCTCGCGTCGCCGAGGTTTTCCGGCTTCGAAGGCTCGAAGGCCTGAGCCAGAGGGAGGTCTCCCACCGGCTTGGCCTTTCGGAGAGCACCATCGAGAAACGCATGGCGCGCGGGGTCTATTTGATCGCCCAGTCCTGGGAGGATGGCGGAAACACGCCGGCTCGCTCGACTAAGACGCGAAACCTGAATCCGAGACGTGATGACCCTGCCCGAGACCGCTGA
- a CDS encoding ArdC family protein: MRQTSDRRVRGEGRGRASPAAPARDDAPKASLYDEVTARIVAQLEAGVFPWVQPWGRPGGAAPGLPRNAATGRRYSGVNILLLWGAVIAHGYPSQDWLTFKQALAAGGAVRKGERGTTVVYADRFTPEAEKERARERGEDARVVPFLKRFTVFNLAQCEGFGRLAPEPSPLPERRAVPAAEALIKATGADFRIGGDRAFYAPGPDYVQVPPQPAFHDQINYYRTALHELTHWTGHPTRLHRDLSGGFGSDAYAREELAAEMGAAFLCAALGIVPTVRHADYLANWLAVLRADNRAIFRAASQASKAADFLMAFAPDPDAEAARVGEAARIAA; the protein is encoded by the coding sequence ATGCGACAGACTTCCGACCGCCGCGTCCGTGGAGAGGGGAGGGGGCGGGCTTCGCCCGCCGCCCCGGCGCGCGACGACGCCCCCAAGGCCAGCCTCTATGACGAGGTGACGGCCAGGATCGTCGCCCAGCTCGAGGCGGGCGTCTTTCCATGGGTCCAGCCCTGGGGCCGACCCGGCGGGGCCGCCCCCGGCCTGCCAAGGAACGCCGCCACCGGGCGACGCTATTCGGGCGTCAACATCCTGCTGTTGTGGGGCGCGGTCATCGCCCACGGCTACCCCTCGCAGGACTGGCTCACCTTCAAACAGGCGCTCGCCGCGGGCGGCGCCGTCCGCAAGGGCGAGCGCGGAACCACCGTCGTCTACGCCGACCGCTTCACCCCTGAAGCCGAGAAGGAGCGCGCCCGCGAGCGTGGCGAGGACGCCCGCGTCGTGCCCTTCCTCAAGCGCTTCACCGTCTTCAACCTCGCCCAATGCGAGGGTTTCGGCCGGCTCGCTCCCGAACCATCGCCCCTGCCTGAACGCCGCGCCGTCCCCGCCGCCGAGGCGCTGATCAAGGCGACCGGCGCGGACTTCCGCATCGGCGGCGACCGGGCCTTCTACGCCCCCGGTCCCGACTACGTCCAAGTCCCGCCGCAACCGGCCTTTCATGATCAGATCAACTATTACCGCACGGCGCTGCACGAACTGACCCACTGGACCGGCCATCCGACCCGGCTCCACCGCGACCTCTCGGGCGGGTTCGGATCGGACGCCTACGCCCGCGAGGAACTGGCGGCGGAAATGGGCGCGGCCTTCCTGTGCGCCGCCCTCGGCATCGTTCCGACCGTCCGCCATGCCGACTATCTGGCGAACTGGCTCGCCGTCCTGCGCGCCGACAATCGCGCCATCTTCCGCGCCGCCAGCCAAGCCTCCAAGGCCGCCGATTTCCTCATGGCCTTCGCGCCCGATCCAGACGCCGAAGCCGCGCGCGTCGGGGAAGCGGCGAGGATCGCCGCATGA
- a CDS encoding FecR family protein: protein MTLPETADAINRTAADWAARADRGLTDAEAAELAAWLEGDSRRAGAYMRMTAVLVGTETEDSNATGAAWARRTPASGLTRRQWLVGGGAIAASVVGAGVWFGLDRQGRYVTRKGEKRVVALEDGSIVTLNTATRLEVRYSETQRLIRLADGEALFDVAKDAARPFIVRTGGVDVRAVGTSFTVTGGAGRPVKVLVREGVVEMVRPKAPTQLPMRLAANTRAVVADAASPAVIAKVEPTEVNRELAWREGRLVFAGESLSAAAAQFVRYSDTRIVVSDPVLAGSGVAGVFDANDPVGFAQAVAGSLEARAEVREGQVLVTR, encoded by the coding sequence ATGACCCTGCCCGAGACCGCTGACGCCATCAACCGGACCGCCGCCGACTGGGCGGCGCGCGCGGATCGGGGTCTGACCGACGCCGAGGCCGCCGAACTGGCCGCCTGGCTGGAGGGCGATTCCCGGCGCGCCGGAGCCTACATGCGGATGACCGCCGTCCTGGTCGGCACGGAGACCGAGGACTCAAACGCGACGGGCGCGGCCTGGGCGCGCCGGACGCCGGCGAGCGGCCTGACCCGGCGCCAGTGGTTGGTCGGCGGGGGCGCCATCGCCGCCTCTGTCGTCGGGGCGGGGGTCTGGTTCGGGCTGGATCGCCAGGGTCGCTATGTGACCCGCAAGGGCGAGAAGCGCGTCGTCGCCCTGGAGGACGGATCCATCGTCACCCTCAATACCGCCACGCGCCTGGAGGTTCGTTACTCCGAGACTCAGCGCCTCATCCGCCTGGCGGACGGCGAAGCGCTGTTCGACGTGGCCAAGGACGCGGCGCGCCCCTTCATCGTTCGGACAGGCGGCGTCGATGTTCGCGCGGTCGGCACCAGTTTCACCGTCACCGGCGGCGCGGGCCGGCCGGTCAAGGTGCTGGTGCGCGAGGGCGTGGTCGAGATGGTCCGACCCAAGGCGCCGACGCAGCTGCCGATGCGGCTGGCGGCCAATACCCGCGCCGTGGTCGCCGACGCCGCCTCCCCAGCCGTGATCGCCAAAGTCGAGCCAACCGAGGTGAACCGCGAACTGGCCTGGCGCGAAGGCCGGCTGGTCTTCGCCGGCGAGAGCCTGTCGGCGGCGGCGGCCCAGTTCGTCCGCTACAGCGACACCCGCATCGTCGTTTCCGATCCCGTCCTGGCCGGCAGCGGCGTGGCGGGCGTGTTCGACGCCAACGATCCCGTCGGCTTCGCCCAGGCGGTGGCGGGCAGCCTGGAGGCGCGCGCCGAGGTGCGCGAGGGCCAGGTTCTGGTCACGCGCTGA
- a CDS encoding TonB-dependent receptor — translation MTIRITRNIRAGASALAIALGLAAAAQAQDRTYSIPAEPLASSLRQFARVSGEQIVFTDALVRGKTAPALQGAFSSDVALARLLAGTGLVARRSENGTLMIMRADGPQDLAADQGGSGVARVEDIVVTGSRIRGAPPSAPVITVTNEDMKNAGQSDLGEAIRSLTQNYNGGQNPGVAASQGGNPFNADLTGASFLNLRGMGADATLTLLNGNRLSYNGVNAAADISAIPAAAVSRIEILTDGASALYGSDAVAGVANVILRRDYDGVTASARYGDTTDGGGAQHQYNVVGGRTWTGGGVLAAYDYFKSEPIFAAQRAYTEAMPPESVLYAENMRHSAILSLTQQLTSAIKTSLDVTYKNGHKLSQNAFSVTTPLLLNGYVTSTDVEALTIAPRVELQLPGDWTSFVAATYGFDNAAITGTNYYAPSTPTVSTTDYDNRSRSLEVGGEGPLATVPGGRSRLALGAGYRTTGLDALTQSNSAIIQAFDDGLDNYFAYGEVFVPLVSPEMKLPFADNLSITGALRYENYTAIEDVVTPKVGISYRLSDIRLKASWGRSFHAPTFYQLYSNQTTLLRAVSGYGSTFPTGATYISVSGGNSDLKPERSENLTLTAEYSPPFLDGLDVSLSVFSVDYKDRITAPLTSYTGVLTNPLYADITIFSPTVTQIGSYVSNSAFGLQSLINAAYDPAKVVAIVDNRNRNVARENYRGVDASVRYRFLAEEDRSLTLSGSASYLESEQELKEGLSTVGLAGNVFRSPHLRARSGAVLQQGNLTLAAYASYIGGTTDRRRSTQLHVSSVTTLDLTGHLKIRDDVDFSFSALNVFNARPENVYTSSVLSAPYDTTNYSAIGRFLGVSITKSW, via the coding sequence ATGACCATCAGGATTACGCGCAACATCCGGGCCGGTGCTTCGGCGCTGGCGATCGCGCTTGGCCTCGCCGCGGCCGCGCAGGCGCAGGACCGAACCTACAGCATTCCGGCCGAGCCGTTGGCGAGCAGCCTTCGCCAGTTCGCCCGCGTTTCCGGCGAACAGATCGTTTTCACCGACGCCCTTGTGCGAGGCAAGACCGCCCCTGCGCTGCAAGGCGCGTTCTCCTCCGATGTAGCCCTGGCCCGCCTTCTCGCCGGCACGGGTCTGGTCGCCCGCCGTTCGGAGAACGGCACCCTCATGATCATGAGGGCCGACGGCCCCCAGGACCTGGCCGCCGATCAGGGCGGCAGCGGGGTCGCTCGCGTTGAGGATATCGTCGTCACGGGTAGCCGGATCAGGGGAGCGCCGCCGTCCGCGCCGGTCATCACCGTCACAAACGAGGACATGAAGAACGCCGGTCAATCTGACCTCGGTGAAGCAATTCGGAGCCTGACGCAAAATTACAATGGCGGCCAGAACCCCGGCGTTGCTGCATCGCAAGGCGGGAACCCTTTCAATGCCGATCTGACCGGAGCATCATTCCTGAACTTGCGTGGGATGGGCGCGGACGCGACCCTCACTCTGCTCAACGGTAACAGGCTGAGCTACAACGGCGTGAATGCCGCCGCCGACATCAGCGCAATCCCCGCCGCCGCCGTCAGCCGCATCGAAATTCTTACTGATGGGGCCTCCGCTCTGTATGGCTCGGATGCGGTGGCGGGCGTCGCAAACGTCATCCTACGGCGCGACTACGACGGAGTAACCGCAAGCGCGCGCTATGGGGACACGACTGACGGCGGCGGCGCCCAGCATCAGTATAATGTCGTGGGAGGACGGACCTGGACGGGAGGCGGCGTATTGGCCGCCTACGACTATTTCAAATCCGAGCCGATCTTCGCTGCTCAACGCGCCTACACGGAAGCCATGCCGCCTGAGAGCGTGCTTTATGCCGAGAATATGCGCCACAGCGCGATCCTGAGTCTTACCCAGCAGTTGACCTCGGCGATCAAGACGTCGCTCGACGTCACTTACAAGAACGGCCACAAACTCAGCCAGAACGCCTTCAGCGTCACCACGCCTTTGCTGCTGAACGGCTATGTCACCTCGACCGATGTCGAGGCACTGACCATCGCGCCCAGAGTCGAACTTCAACTGCCGGGCGATTGGACGTCCTTCGTAGCGGCGACCTATGGGTTCGACAACGCCGCCATCACCGGAACGAACTATTACGCGCCTTCCACGCCGACAGTATCGACCACTGACTACGACAACCGATCGCGTTCTCTTGAAGTCGGCGGCGAAGGTCCCTTAGCGACGGTGCCCGGTGGTCGATCCCGCCTTGCCCTGGGCGCGGGCTACAGGACCACGGGGCTCGATGCACTAACTCAATCCAACAGCGCCATCATACAAGCGTTTGATGATGGACTGGATAACTACTTCGCCTACGGTGAGGTTTTCGTTCCGCTCGTTTCGCCAGAAATGAAGCTTCCATTTGCAGACAACCTCTCCATCACGGGCGCGCTTCGCTACGAAAACTACACTGCCATCGAAGATGTCGTTACTCCGAAAGTCGGGATAAGCTACCGCCTGTCGGACATTCGATTGAAGGCGTCATGGGGACGATCGTTCCATGCGCCGACTTTCTATCAACTCTACTCAAATCAGACGACGCTTCTGCGCGCCGTATCTGGATATGGTTCCACCTTCCCTACCGGCGCGACCTACATTTCCGTTTCCGGAGGGAATTCGGATCTCAAGCCTGAGAGGTCGGAAAACCTTACGCTCACAGCCGAGTATTCCCCGCCTTTTCTTGACGGCTTGGATGTGTCCTTGAGTGTCTTCAGCGTCGACTACAAAGACAGGATCACCGCGCCGCTGACATCATACACCGGCGTTCTCACCAATCCGCTTTACGCCGACATCACGATCTTCAGTCCAACGGTGACACAAATCGGGAGCTATGTGTCAAACAGCGCCTTCGGCCTTCAAAGCTTGATCAACGCCGCTTACGACCCAGCCAAGGTTGTTGCGATCGTCGACAACCGCAACCGAAACGTGGCGCGCGAGAACTATCGCGGCGTGGATGCTTCGGTCAGATATCGCTTCCTCGCGGAGGAAGATCGCAGCCTGACATTGTCCGGTTCAGCAAGTTACCTGGAATCCGAACAGGAGTTGAAGGAGGGTCTTTCAACGGTTGGACTGGCAGGAAACGTCTTTCGTTCTCCGCATCTGCGTGCTCGTTCGGGGGCCGTGCTCCAACAGGGAAATCTTACCTTGGCGGCCTATGCGAGCTATATAGGCGGAACGACAGACAGGCGGCGCTCAACCCAGCTTCACGTGAGTTCCGTCACGACCCTGGACCTCACCGGACACCTGAAAATACGCGATGATGTCGATTTCAGCTTCAGCGCGCTGAACGTCTTCAACGCAAGACCTGAAAACGTCTACACCTCTTCCGTCTTGTCCGCGCCTTACGACACAACGAACTACTCGGCCATCGGCCGTTTTCTTGGCGTGTCCATCACCAAATCATGGTGA
- a CDS encoding FecR family protein, with protein MSTPLPDDRLREAMTWRARLKDAGLESSAAFEAWIAADPAHAAAWADTEDVWAFLDDSAVSHSPDLMTIRRKALAAAERQGRRRPVDRRRWLQPLAAGFLIAVLLGASGGGVIWLAQRPDVYRTTLGERRVIPLPDGSKVSLDSNSEVRVRYAGEARKLTLVRGQARFDVARDVRRPFSVAAAGRTVVAVGTAFNVDMLGRTVRVTLLHGQVVILNDDDEPPVRTALSAPSRGVRLNPGEAFTAAPAASPVVTAASVERVTAWETGQLMFDNEPLGSVAERISRYAAHPVRVAPQVAGLRISGVFDTGDVAGFVQTMGVYLPVRAVPDADGGVTLQPDR; from the coding sequence ATGAGCACGCCCCTCCCCGACGATCGGCTGAGAGAGGCGATGACCTGGCGGGCGCGCCTCAAGGACGCCGGCCTCGAAAGCAGCGCGGCGTTCGAAGCCTGGATCGCAGCTGATCCGGCCCATGCAGCAGCCTGGGCGGACACGGAAGACGTGTGGGCCTTTCTGGATGACAGCGCCGTCTCGCATTCGCCGGACCTGATGACGATCCGGCGCAAGGCGCTGGCGGCGGCAGAGCGCCAGGGGCGCCGTCGGCCGGTGGATCGCCGACGCTGGTTGCAGCCGCTCGCGGCGGGCTTTCTGATCGCCGTGCTGCTGGGCGCCAGCGGCGGCGGAGTGATCTGGCTGGCTCAGCGACCGGATGTCTATCGTACGACCCTCGGCGAGCGACGGGTGATCCCGCTTCCTGACGGGTCGAAGGTGTCGCTGGATTCGAACAGCGAGGTTCGAGTGCGCTATGCGGGCGAGGCCCGCAAGCTGACCCTCGTCCGCGGCCAGGCACGGTTCGACGTGGCGCGGGATGTCCGGCGACCATTCTCCGTAGCGGCGGCCGGCCGGACCGTGGTCGCGGTCGGCACGGCGTTCAACGTCGATATGCTGGGCCGGACGGTTCGGGTGACATTGCTTCACGGCCAGGTCGTGATCCTGAACGACGACGATGAACCGCCGGTCAGGACCGCGTTGAGCGCGCCATCCCGAGGCGTTCGGCTCAATCCGGGCGAGGCGTTCACGGCCGCGCCGGCCGCGTCGCCGGTCGTCACGGCCGCCAGCGTGGAACGGGTTACGGCCTGGGAGACGGGGCAGCTCATGTTCGACAATGAGCCGCTGGGGAGCGTGGCCGAGCGCATCAGCCGCTACGCCGCCCATCCGGTGCGGGTCGCGCCCCAGGTCGCGGGCTTGCGTATCAGCGGCGTGTTCGACACGGGCGACGTGGCGGGCTTCGTCCAGACGATGGGGGTCTATCTGCCGGTGCGCGCGGTGCCTGATGCGGATGGCGGCGTCACGCTTCAGCCCGACCGCTGA